In Aquimarina spinulae, a single window of DNA contains:
- a CDS encoding cytochrome c3 family protein — protein sequence MNRYNNIHILMYTLLTVILFSCKHGEGEYHNITDKIEAKSKNYHGTSISSEQYLEGIKTIKVTEGEHTFLIPERKSEIKSYACTECHTKPLEELKSKDPSKKAHWDIKLAHADLNTMNCITCHNGNDMDNLTSLTGTSIDFNRSYKLCSQCHSKQFKDWKGGAHGKKLGGWAPPRASMTCVNCHNPHNPGFETRWPAGYNTQKVKERE from the coding sequence ATGAATAGATATAATAACATACATATTCTGATGTATACTCTCCTTACCGTTATATTATTTTCTTGTAAACACGGAGAAGGTGAATACCATAATATTACGGATAAAATAGAAGCCAAGAGCAAAAATTATCACGGTACTTCTATTTCTTCAGAACAGTATTTAGAAGGTATAAAAACAATCAAAGTCACAGAAGGAGAACACACATTTTTGATTCCTGAACGTAAAAGTGAAATCAAATCATATGCCTGTACCGAATGTCATACCAAACCACTAGAAGAATTAAAAAGTAAAGATCCTTCAAAAAAAGCACATTGGGATATTAAGCTGGCTCATGCAGATTTAAATACTATGAACTGCATTACTTGTCATAATGGTAATGATATGGACAACTTAACAAGTTTAACAGGCACAAGCATTGATTTTAATAGAAGTTATAAATTATGTAGCCAATGCCACAGCAAACAGTTTAAAGATTGGAAAGGTGGTGCACATGGCAAAAAGCTAGGAGGATGGGCTCCTCCCAGAGCATCAATGACTTGTGTAAATTGCCACAACCCGCACAATCCAGGTTTTGAAACCA
- a CDS encoding nitrate reductase cytochrome c-type subunit codes for MKKRLGIISLFLLLFIAFITIWNYSYQEGLEESYIPIEENSTETFIPLESGVFKRSGLALEYANMPVDEEHQRSLDTYYDNRAYPGAPPSIPHLVKEEMSLGANTCLQCHENGGFVTKFNAYAPVTPHPEMVNCRQCHVVQNTETLFTENGFAKAHAPKVGINNALPGSPPMIPHQIQMRENCLSCHAGPAAPKEIRVSHPERINCRQCHVPKDKTVTDIEVFTRANITENE; via the coding sequence ATGAAAAAGAGACTCGGAATCATATCACTTTTTTTATTGTTGTTCATAGCCTTTATTACTATTTGGAATTATAGTTATCAAGAAGGTTTGGAAGAAAGTTATATCCCTATTGAAGAAAATTCAACCGAAACATTTATTCCGTTAGAGAGTGGTGTGTTCAAACGTTCTGGATTGGCATTAGAGTATGCGAATATGCCTGTCGATGAAGAACATCAAAGGTCACTAGACACTTATTATGATAATAGGGCATATCCAGGTGCGCCACCCAGTATCCCGCACCTTGTAAAGGAAGAAATGAGTTTAGGAGCAAATACCTGTTTGCAATGTCATGAAAATGGAGGTTTCGTTACCAAATTTAATGCATATGCACCGGTTACACCCCATCCAGAAATGGTTAATTGCAGGCAATGTCATGTAGTACAAAATACTGAAACTCTCTTTACCGAAAATGGTTTTGCAAAGGCTCATGCTCCAAAAGTTGGGATAAATAATGCTTTACCTGGGAGCCCGCCAATGATCCCGCATCAAATACAAATGAGAGAAAATTGTTTGTCTTGTCATGCTGGACCCGCAGCTCCAAAAGAGATCAGAGTATCTCATCCAGAACGTATAAATTGTAGGCAATGTCATGTTCCTAAAGATAAAACAGTTACTGATATTGAAGTTTTCACAAGAGCTAATATTACCGAAAATGAATAG
- a CDS encoding alginate export family protein, translating to MKLVKLSTLIFFTLLITTTNAQLKIDAEVRPRFEYRHGFKTLFPDDADPATFVSQRTRLNAGYKMEKLNFYVSLQDVRVWGDVPQLNTADKNGFSLHQAWGEILFNPNISLKLGRQEIAYDDQRIFGNVGWAQQARSHDAALIKYNKDSFKFDLGFAFNRGEESLTEHTLTTPNTYKSIQYLWLHKDWESFSGSFLFLNNGLQYTDATNSDNNETRYSQTVGTHLKYKKGKLGLTSNLYYQFGNDLGDNDLSAYLLGLEADYKLSEQWKIVLGGELQSGNDNGAPANGDNEAFTPFYGTNHKFNGLMDYFYVGNHIGNVGLIDLYLKANVKFNQKSTLNVAAHNFMAAADLPANESKQLGTEIDLVYSYNLQKNVNIKAGYSHLFASDGMEILKNNFDGNTNNWGWIMVTIKPTLFTTNK from the coding sequence ATGAAACTCGTTAAACTTAGTACCCTCATTTTTTTCACATTACTTATTACAACTACTAATGCTCAATTAAAAATCGATGCCGAAGTACGACCTCGATTCGAATACAGGCATGGATTTAAAACGCTGTTCCCAGATGATGCAGATCCCGCAACATTTGTATCTCAGCGTACACGATTAAATGCTGGATATAAAATGGAGAAATTAAATTTTTATGTAAGCCTGCAAGATGTAAGAGTATGGGGAGATGTACCCCAACTCAATACAGCAGACAAAAATGGTTTTAGTCTCCATCAAGCTTGGGGAGAAATTCTTTTTAATCCCAATATCTCATTAAAACTAGGACGCCAGGAAATTGCATATGACGATCAGCGTATTTTTGGAAACGTAGGCTGGGCACAGCAAGCCAGAAGTCACGATGCTGCACTTATAAAATATAATAAAGACAGCTTCAAATTCGATCTAGGTTTTGCATTTAACCGGGGAGAAGAATCCCTAACAGAACATACACTTACAACACCGAATACGTATAAAAGTATTCAATACCTATGGTTACATAAAGATTGGGAGAGTTTTTCGGGAAGCTTCCTTTTTCTTAACAATGGATTACAGTATACAGATGCCACCAATTCTGATAATAATGAAACCAGATACAGCCAAACTGTAGGAACTCATTTAAAATATAAAAAAGGAAAACTTGGTCTTACATCTAATCTTTATTATCAATTTGGAAATGATCTGGGTGATAATGACCTAAGTGCATATTTATTAGGCCTAGAAGCAGATTATAAATTATCAGAACAATGGAAAATAGTACTTGGTGGAGAACTACAAAGTGGTAATGATAATGGAGCTCCTGCAAATGGAGATAACGAAGCTTTTACTCCTTTTTATGGTACTAATCACAAGTTTAATGGATTAATGGATTATTTCTATGTTGGAAACCATATCGGAAATGTAGGGCTAATCGACTTGTATCTAAAAGCTAATGTGAAATTTAATCAAAAATCTACATTAAATGTGGCTGCGCATAATTTTATGGCAGCAGCAGATTTACCTGCAAACGAATCTAAACAACTGGGTACAGAAATAGACCTGGTATATTCATATAATTTACAAAAAAATGTAAATATTAAAGCTGGATATTCTCATCTCTTTGCTTCAGACGGAATGGAGATACTTAAAAATAATTTTGATGGGAATACCAATAATTGGGGATGGATCATGGTGACAATTAAACCAACTCTATTTACAACCAACAAATAA
- a CDS encoding heavy metal translocating P-type ATPase, with amino-acid sequence MSEHTCFHCGDDCSKTVIKFDQKTFCCNGCKTVFEIFSTHDLSCYYDLQSAPGAIPEEIQGKYDYLDTPAIAEKLIEFNDGNTQIITLYIPHMHCSSCIWILENLHKLQPAITASQVNFPKKTVRITFNSDRISLKALVTLLNSIGYEPYISLDDYSTGKTQINRSLIYKLGIAGFAFGNVMFLSFPEYFEVSEYWLEQYKHVFRWLMFTFSLPVVFYAAQDYFISAYKGLRSKILNIDIPIALGILVLFLRSTTEIIFDWGTGFFDSLTGLVFFLLLGKFFQQKTYSFLSFERDYKSYFPIAVTRIAFSQHKKERKEENIQVYDIKKGDRLLIRNGELIPVDAILIEGDAQIDYSFVTGESESVTKQSGDTLFAGGRQLYGAIEIEVLKSVEQSYLTQLWSNDVFNKDKTASFTNLTDTISKYFTITILCIAILATSFWLFVDPSKAAQVFTAVLIIACPCALALARPFALGNILRIFGKTKFYLKNADVIERLARVDTMIFDKTGTITTTITSEVTYEGMKLTPEEESLLKNTLRASNHPLSRTLYDILAEHDILTLDEYHEHIGKGIEGKLEEDTIKIGSANFVGQDINSEIKDTTVHISTNEQYKGHYVFHNQYRKGVKKVFDQLTQGYKLAILSGDNEGEKEYLKKLLPKNTSLLFDQKPDDKLNYIKSLQQHNQNVIMVGDGLNDAGALAQSDVGIAVSENVNVFSPACDAILDASKFDTISVYLNLSKKAIAIIKSSFVLSFLYNIIGLYFAVTGQLSPVIAAILMPLSSISIVAYVTVLTNWSGRKLISK; translated from the coding sequence ATGTCAGAGCATACTTGTTTTCACTGTGGAGATGATTGCAGTAAGACGGTAATCAAATTTGATCAAAAAACATTCTGCTGTAATGGGTGCAAAACTGTATTTGAAATTTTTTCGACTCATGATTTATCCTGTTATTATGACTTACAGTCTGCTCCTGGCGCCATTCCTGAAGAAATTCAAGGAAAATACGATTATCTCGACACTCCTGCTATTGCTGAAAAATTAATAGAATTTAATGATGGTAACACTCAGATCATCACACTATATATTCCACACATGCATTGTAGTTCCTGCATTTGGATATTAGAAAATCTACATAAGCTTCAACCAGCGATTACAGCCTCTCAGGTTAATTTCCCTAAAAAAACAGTTCGTATTACTTTTAATAGTGACCGTATTTCTCTTAAAGCATTGGTCACTTTACTTAATTCTATAGGCTATGAACCCTATATTAGCCTGGATGACTACTCTACAGGGAAGACACAAATAAACCGAAGTTTGATTTATAAACTTGGTATTGCAGGTTTTGCTTTTGGAAATGTGATGTTTTTATCGTTTCCAGAATATTTTGAAGTATCAGAATACTGGTTAGAACAATACAAACACGTTTTTCGTTGGTTAATGTTTACTTTTTCATTGCCCGTTGTATTTTATGCTGCACAAGATTATTTTATTTCTGCCTATAAAGGATTACGATCCAAAATATTAAATATAGATATTCCCATCGCTTTAGGGATTCTGGTTCTTTTTCTAAGAAGTACTACAGAGATTATTTTTGATTGGGGAACCGGTTTTTTTGATAGTCTTACCGGACTGGTATTTTTTCTGTTGTTAGGAAAATTCTTCCAGCAAAAAACCTATTCCTTTTTATCTTTCGAAAGAGATTATAAATCTTATTTCCCCATTGCGGTAACAAGAATTGCCTTTTCACAACACAAAAAAGAAAGAAAAGAAGAAAATATACAAGTTTACGATATTAAAAAAGGTGATCGACTATTGATCAGAAATGGAGAATTAATCCCCGTAGATGCAATTCTTATCGAAGGCGATGCCCAAATTGACTACAGTTTTGTAACTGGCGAAAGTGAATCGGTTACCAAACAATCGGGTGATACTCTTTTTGCCGGAGGCAGACAACTTTATGGAGCTATAGAAATCGAAGTTTTAAAATCTGTAGAACAAAGCTATCTTACCCAATTATGGAGTAACGATGTATTTAATAAAGATAAAACAGCCTCATTTACCAATCTTACAGATACGATAAGTAAATATTTCACGATTACAATCCTATGTATTGCCATACTCGCTACTTCTTTTTGGCTATTTGTTGATCCCTCAAAAGCAGCACAAGTATTCACAGCAGTACTTATTATCGCCTGTCCTTGTGCGTTAGCTTTAGCAAGACCTTTTGCCTTGGGTAACATCCTTCGCATCTTCGGAAAAACCAAATTCTATCTCAAAAATGCAGATGTTATTGAACGATTAGCAAGGGTAGATACCATGATTTTTGACAAAACCGGTACCATAACTACTACAATTACAAGCGAAGTTACTTATGAAGGAATGAAACTAACACCAGAGGAAGAATCCTTACTTAAAAACACTTTACGAGCATCAAATCATCCGCTTAGCAGAACACTTTATGATATATTAGCAGAACACGATATTCTAACCTTAGACGAATATCATGAACATATAGGAAAAGGAATTGAAGGTAAACTTGAAGAAGACACTATCAAAATAGGGTCTGCAAATTTTGTAGGACAGGACATTAATTCTGAAATTAAAGACACTACAGTTCATATTAGTACTAATGAACAATATAAAGGCCATTACGTTTTTCATAATCAATATAGAAAAGGAGTTAAAAAAGTATTCGATCAATTAACTCAAGGTTACAAACTCGCTATTTTATCAGGAGATAATGAAGGAGAAAAAGAATATTTAAAAAAATTACTCCCTAAAAACACTTCTTTACTTTTTGATCAAAAACCAGATGATAAGCTAAACTATATCAAATCTTTACAACAACATAACCAAAACGTCATCATGGTTGGTGATGGATTAAATGATGCCGGAGCCTTAGCCCAAAGTGATGTAGGTATAGCTGTTTCAGAGAATGTAAATGTATTTTCTCCGGCATGTGATGCGATTCTGGATGCTTCAAAATTCGATACCATATCTGTTTATCTTAACCTTTCCAAAAAAGCGATTGCGATTATTAAATCAAGTTTCGTCCTATCGTTTTTATATAATATTATAGGTTTATACTTTGCTGTTACCGGTCAACTCTCTCCTGTGATAGCAGCAATACTAATGCCATTAAGTTCGATCTCTATTGTTGCATATGTTACCGTGCTAACAAACTGGTCTGGAAGAAAATTAATATCAAAATAA
- a CDS encoding periplasmic nitrate reductase subunit alpha — MYTSLTNRRKFIKKMAMLSAMTAAATMFPGILFADEQEKGLPSGDIDWTKAPCRFCGVGCGVLVGTENGKAVAVKGDPKSSVNKGLLCVKGYHQIMCIQSKDRLTHALVKKNGQYVKTPINEALDIVANKMKETIQKHGKDSVAMYTSGQSTIPEGYVASKLMKGAIGTNNLDCNARLCMASAVAGFLTSFGADEPMGCYEDIDHADYFITWGNNMAEMHPVLFSRMLEQKNRRGAKIIDFATRTTRSSTASDRSILFEPQTDLAVANAICYEIINNGWVNKSFVEKHCNFSKGLTNMGYGLEDNYKFKDKPQKIDFEAYKKFLNDYTPEKVAKYSKVSAKDIKYLASIYGDPNKKVVSYWCMGMNQHTRGTWMNNLVYNIHLLTGKISQPGNGPFSLTGQPSACGTAREVGTFTHKLPKGVVMNEKHRRLAAKIWKVPYERIPSKPTYHATEMFRAIDRGDIKFIWTQVTNPLVSMPKTSRYRPGMEKDSCFVVVSDVFPTPTSDVADVILPASWHIEKSGLYGNSERRTQHWDKMVDGPGETTPDAWMTIEIAKRLGYGDLFPYSEENHVEEIYNEYRQFHEGAKHGMAPLEVLKKESGVIWPYVNGKSTQWRFNSKYDPACSNGEDFHFYGKPDGKAIIWQRPYEPAPEEPDNEYPFWLNTGRVVEHWHTGSMTRRIPVLHKAMPSAYVEFHPEDAKALGIRDGENIKVTSRRGSCILPASINKRGLPTKGQVFVPFFDENMLINDVTLDAFCPISKEPDYKKCAVKVEKA; from the coding sequence ATGTATACCTCTCTCACAAATAGAAGAAAATTCATAAAAAAGATGGCTATGTTGTCTGCGATGACTGCCGCAGCAACTATGTTTCCGGGAATCTTATTTGCAGACGAACAGGAAAAAGGGTTACCAAGTGGTGATATCGATTGGACAAAGGCTCCATGTAGATTTTGTGGTGTAGGATGTGGAGTGCTTGTAGGAACAGAAAACGGAAAAGCTGTAGCTGTAAAAGGAGATCCTAAGAGCAGTGTCAATAAAGGGCTACTTTGTGTAAAAGGATACCATCAAATCATGTGTATTCAATCAAAAGATAGACTAACTCATGCATTGGTAAAGAAAAACGGTCAATACGTTAAAACTCCAATCAATGAAGCTTTAGACATTGTTGCCAACAAAATGAAGGAGACTATTCAAAAGCATGGTAAAGATAGTGTAGCCATGTACACTTCTGGTCAATCTACAATTCCTGAAGGATATGTTGCTTCAAAATTAATGAAAGGTGCGATTGGCACAAATAACTTAGATTGTAATGCCCGTTTATGTATGGCGAGTGCAGTAGCCGGTTTTTTAACCTCTTTTGGCGCTGATGAACCCATGGGTTGTTATGAAGATATCGACCATGCAGACTATTTTATTACATGGGGTAATAATATGGCAGAAATGCATCCAGTGTTGTTCTCCAGAATGCTAGAACAAAAAAATAGAAGAGGCGCTAAGATTATTGATTTTGCAACACGTACAACACGTTCTAGTACTGCATCTGATAGATCTATATTATTTGAGCCTCAAACCGACTTGGCCGTTGCCAATGCAATTTGTTATGAAATTATCAATAATGGATGGGTAAATAAATCTTTTGTAGAAAAACATTGCAACTTTAGCAAAGGGCTAACCAATATGGGATATGGTCTGGAAGATAATTACAAATTTAAAGACAAGCCACAAAAAATAGATTTTGAAGCTTATAAAAAATTCTTAAACGATTATACTCCAGAAAAGGTAGCTAAGTATTCAAAAGTATCTGCAAAAGACATTAAGTATTTAGCCTCTATATACGGAGATCCAAATAAAAAGGTAGTTTCTTATTGGTGCATGGGAATGAACCAGCACACTAGAGGAACGTGGATGAACAACTTAGTCTATAACATCCATTTACTTACCGGAAAAATTTCACAACCGGGAAATGGCCCATTTTCATTAACCGGGCAACCATCTGCTTGTGGTACTGCAAGAGAAGTAGGTACTTTTACTCATAAATTGCCTAAAGGAGTCGTGATGAACGAAAAACATAGACGTCTGGCAGCAAAAATATGGAAAGTACCTTATGAACGTATCCCTTCTAAACCAACGTATCATGCCACAGAAATGTTTAGAGCAATTGATCGTGGAGATATCAAATTTATTTGGACACAAGTAACTAATCCATTGGTTTCAATGCCAAAAACAAGCAGGTATCGACCGGGTATGGAGAAAGACTCCTGTTTTGTTGTAGTTTCTGATGTTTTTCCTACACCAACTTCTGATGTAGCAGATGTCATTCTACCAGCATCATGGCATATAGAAAAAAGTGGATTGTATGGAAATTCTGAACGAAGAACACAACATTGGGATAAAATGGTAGATGGTCCCGGAGAAACTACTCCTGATGCATGGATGACCATTGAAATTGCAAAACGACTGGGATATGGTGATTTGTTTCCATATAGTGAAGAAAATCATGTCGAGGAAATTTATAATGAGTATCGGCAGTTTCATGAAGGAGCAAAACATGGTATGGCGCCTTTAGAAGTTCTGAAAAAAGAATCTGGTGTAATATGGCCATATGTAAACGGAAAATCTACGCAATGGCGTTTCAATTCAAAATATGATCCGGCTTGTTCTAATGGTGAAGATTTTCATTTTTATGGAAAACCAGACGGAAAAGCAATTATATGGCAACGTCCTTATGAACCGGCTCCAGAAGAACCTGATAATGAATATCCGTTTTGGTTAAATACCGGAAGAGTTGTTGAGCATTGGCATACAGGTTCTATGACACGTAGGATTCCTGTTTTACATAAAGCGATGCCAAGTGCCTATGTAGAGTTTCATCCAGAAGACGCAAAAGCATTAGGAATTAGAGATGGCGAAAATATAAAAGTAACATCACGTAGAGGTTCGTGTATATTACCTGCATCGATAAACAAAAGAGGATTACCTACCAAAGGTCAGGTCTTTGTCCCCTTCTTCGATGAAAACATGTTAATTAATGACGTTACTTTGGATGCTTTCTGCCCAATTTCTAAAGAACCTGATTATAAAAAATGTGCTGTTAAAGTTGAAAAAGCATAG
- the pdxH gene encoding pyridoxamine 5'-phosphate oxidase — translation MNTPDDHNPIQHFQQWFYEVDKAHPEDEANAMLLSTIGVDGFPKSRIVLLKRFTWEGFIFFTNYNSEKGKAIAQNNKVSIAFNWTAAGKNVLIEGEAEKIASNLSEGYFESRPEGSKLGAWASDQSKVVSSRKVLENQLKHYETKFKNQIIPRPEHWGGYMIRPNRFEFIEHNQTEEYTRTITYKLLPDYNWTKNTIFLHIIA, via the coding sequence ATGAATACTCCTGATGACCATAATCCGATACAACATTTCCAGCAATGGTTTTATGAGGTAGATAAAGCTCATCCCGAGGACGAAGCTAATGCAATGTTACTCTCCACCATCGGGGTAGATGGTTTTCCCAAAAGTAGAATTGTATTATTAAAACGCTTCACCTGGGAGGGTTTTATCTTTTTTACCAACTATAACAGTGAAAAAGGAAAGGCCATAGCACAAAATAATAAAGTTTCTATTGCCTTTAATTGGACAGCAGCAGGAAAGAACGTTTTAATTGAAGGAGAAGCAGAAAAAATTGCCAGTAATTTATCAGAAGGATATTTCGAATCACGACCAGAGGGTAGTAAATTAGGAGCCTGGGCTTCTGATCAAAGTAAAGTAGTTTCTTCGCGAAAAGTGCTCGAAAATCAATTAAAACACTACGAAACCAAATTCAAGAATCAAATTATTCCAAGACCAGAGCATTGGGGAGGATACATGATCAGACCCAATAGATTTGAATTTATAGAACACAATCAGACAGAAGAGTATACTCGCACCATAACATATAAACTTCTGCCAGATTATAACTGGACAAAAAATACTATTTTTCTTCACATTATCGCATAG